A genome region from Bombus terrestris chromosome 10, iyBomTerr1.2, whole genome shotgun sequence includes the following:
- the LOC100645454 gene encoding uncharacterized protein LOC100645454, producing MKRSITEENGEAKRSFVKQECINFGYDGSYPAYTSSSSSPSTVTQPLPGQPPLPPMPPPSSGVPPPPHVFGPVPSQVTPIQAWTHPPAPWQWITPQTSPLPPPPPRDITANSFQREMPLRGNYMRRERFTHNKSNMYVQRNNFHRKNRRLPRFGQTQGQFDQAAYFGATLSNNLGLEWQRNNYTASTGDTIMNHMPLPNHPLPPIPPGILTNRHGEETSDQDAKVVLEEVVVKKNKQRKPMSQSYPSRPWNREDAERALKIENEYNKTVKAQSLIIKFPDPDLNKDIVREFHPGIQNIHFQSPSGPRYCFIQMAESVDIDEAIKELEKIPFGVGHLKVERKSLRDEDNPMPEEIDPYTLYIGNLPESVNVNEVKSKFPTAARVDVGYAQKMRNTRYAFIRYNSVDESISAYKQAHDLMWDTRSIIVRFRRQRGNTCLPGEPKPNVKRVKEEPNSNSQIKKEQKANHTEKSEAKLETDVGNRIQDNSSKMQNKTSSQVQEQNADLQSSSSSTPTSIASAKSAQQQQPWTSQPPQIPSASEAPPPCSTERESVPETIMLTEIKEEPADYEEMECNIRSDDDIDDDIDDDDDDDEEEEEEEEDDSDDNDDDNEDDYEDEEEDIDESRNLSLNNKREIAEVNEPSDHLDQMFSELENMTGDIGF from the exons ATGAAACGCTcg ATAACTGAAGAAAATGGAGAAGCAAAGAGATCTTTTGTTAAACAAGAATGTatcaattttggatatgatggTTCATATCCTGCTTATACTTCATCATCTTCATCTCCTTCAACTGTCACACAACCTTTACCAGGACAACCACCATTACCTCCCATGCCTCCTCCTTCTAGTGGAGTTCCACCACCTCCACATGTATTTGGACCAGTGCCTTCTCAAGTTACACCTATACAGGCATGGACACATCCTCCTGCACCATGGCAATGGATAACACCTCAAACATCTCCTTTACCTCCTCCACCCCCACGTGATATAACTGCAAATTCATTTCAAAGAGAAATGCCTCTCAGAGGTAATTACATGAGACGAGAAAGGTTTACACACAATAAAAGTAATATGTATgttcaaagaaataattttcatcgtaaaaatagaagacTTCCACGTTTCGGACAAACTCAGGGTCAGTTTGATCAAGCAGCATATTTTGGTGCAACATTGAGTAATAACCTTGGTTTGGAATGGCAAAGAAATAATTACACTGCCTCTACAGGTGATACAATTATGAATCACATGCCTCTTCCTAATCATCCTTTGCCTCCTATACCACCAGGGATTTTGACAAATAGACATGGAGAAGAAACTTCAGATCAGGATGCTAAAGTTGTTCTG gAAGAAGTTGTTGttaaaaagaataaacaaaGAAAACCTATGTCCCAAAGTTATCCTAGTCGACCATGGAATAGAGAAGATGCAGAAAGagctttgaaaattgaaaacgaatataataaaacagtCAAAGCTCAGAGTTTAATAATCAAATTCCCAGATCCTgatttaaataaagatattGTGAGGGAATTTCATCCTGGTATACAGAATATTCATTTTCAGAGTCCCAGTGGTCCTAGATATTGTTTTATACAGATGGCAGAAAGTGTTGATATTGATGAGGCAATAAAGGAGTTGGAAAAAATACCCTTTGGAGTAGGTCATTTGAAAGTTGAAAGAAAATCCCTAAGGGATGAAGATAATCCCATGCCTGAAGAAATAGATccatatacattatacataggAAATTTACCAGAATCTGTTAATGTTAATGAAGTAAAGAGTAAGTTTCCAACAGCTGCTCGAGTAGATGTAGGGTATGCACAAAAAATGAGAAATACACG GTATGCTTTTATAAGGTACAATAGTGTGGATGAATCCATATCTGCTTATAAACAAGCACATGATTTAATGTGGGATACCAGAAGTATTATTGTTAGATTTAGAAGACAGCGTGGTAATACTTGTCTTCCTGGAGAACCTAAACCTAATGTTAAAAGGGTTAAAGAAGAACCAAATAGTAATTCACAAATAAAGAAAGAACAGAAAGCTAATCATACCGAAAAAAGTGAGGCAAAACTAGAAACTGATGTAGGAAATAGAATACAAGATAATTCTAGTAAAATGCAAAATAAGACGTCATCTCAGGTCCAAGAACAAAATGCAGATTTGCAATCATCTTCTTCCTCTACACCAACTTCAATTGCATCAGCCAAATCAGCACAACAACAACAACCATGG ACTAGTCAACCACCTCAAATACCTTCAGCATCTGAAGCTCCTCCACCTTGTTCAACAGAAAGAGAATCGGTTCCAGAAACAATAATGCTTACAGAAATTAAGGAAGAGCCAGCAGATTATGAAGAAATGGAATGTAATATTCGCTCTGATGATGATATAGACGATGATATagatgatgacgatgatgacgatgaagaagaagaggaagaagaagaagacgattcagatgataatgatgatgataacGAAGACGATTATGAAGATGAGGAGGAAGATATAGATGAAAGTAGAAATTTATCGTTAAATAATAAACGAGAAATTGCAGAAGTTAACGAACCATCTGAT CATCTTGACCAAATGTTCAGTGAATTAGAGAACATGACTGGTGACATCGGTTTTTAA
- the LOC100647630 gene encoding eukaryotic translation initiation factor 4E-1A isoform X2, producing MATSNTEEIEEVERKEPEVVNFDEFPPEVLIKHPLQHTWTLWYYEPDRNKTWEESQRKITSFDTVEDFWSLYNHIKAASELRQGCDYSMFKQGIRPMWEDNANKRGGRWLINVDKKQRSTDLDRMWLETILCMIGEAFNGHSDDICGAVVNIRPKGDKIGVWTANGHNEDSALGIGRKLKERLKIASKVTIYYQIHKDVIVKAGSQTKHAYLT from the exons ATGGCTACTAGTAATACAGAAGAAATTGAG GAAGTTGAAAGGAAGGAACCAGAAGTAGTAAATTTCGATGAATTCCCGCCGGAGGTTTTAATTAAACATCCACTTCAACATACATGGACTCTTTGGTATTATGAACCAGACAGAAATAAAACATGGGAAGAAAgtcaaagaaaaattacaagctTTGATACCGTTGAAGATTTTTGGAG TTTATACAATCATATAAAGGCAGCATCAGAATTAAGACAAGGTTGTGACTATAGTATGTTCAAACAAGGAATCAGACCCATGTGGGAAGATAATGCTAATAAACGTGGTGGAAGGTGGCTTATAAATGTAGATAAAAAGCAAAGAAGTACAGATCTAGATCGCATGTGGCTAGAAACAATTTTATGTATGATTGGTGAGGCATTTAATGGACATTCAGATGATATTTGTGGGGCTGTTGTAAACATAAGGCCAAAAGGAGATAAAATTGGTGTGTGGACCGCAAATGGCCATAATGAAGATAGCGCTCTAGGAATTgg ACgcaaattaaaagaaagattaaaaattgcATCAAAAGTTACTATATACTACCAAATACATAAAGATGTTATAGTTAAAGCAGGGAGTCAAACAAAACATGCCTATCTTACTTAG
- the LOC100648684 gene encoding fas-associated death domain protein, producing the protein MKMEQEYICLRKEFLSAAEGHVNKIALNILKEYYKQSIDSNRKLSQIKDLSTLLNTLEKRDVLSYYNVEPLLYISNNFLDDFQIRSKLNNYQIYIQNMQHPLSRNMYQVSNENKDEDKCKISYVTENRSSQIKVLDDVENQSTLQYKDLRSSHPTQEAMLQQMILSRISERIGRSWRDTLRYLQVPEYQIDIIQHKHPFHLKEQSYEALKLYMTQYSNNNWKINLIHALEKARRRDLKEIVEKLILESNN; encoded by the exons ATGAAAATGGAACAAGAGTACATATGTCTACGTAAAGAATTCTTATCAGCTGCTGAGGGCCATGTTAATAAAATTGCATTAAATATACTTAAGGAATACTATAAGCAATCTATAGATTCAAATCGCAAACTGAGTCAAATTAAAGATTTATCAACATTATTGAATACATTGGAAAAACGTGATGTTCTAAGTTATTATAATGTGGAACCACTTctatatatatcaaataattttttagatGATTTTCAAATACGaagcaaattaaataattatcaaatttatattcaaaacaTGCAACATCCTTTATCACGTAATATGTATCAGGTATCAAATG AGAATAAAGATGaggataaatgtaaaatatcataTGTAACTGAAAACAGATCATCACAAATAAAAGTACTTGATGATGTGGAAAATCAATCAACATTACAGTACAAAGATCTTAGAAGCAGTCATCCTACACAGGAAGCTATGTTACAACAAATGA tattatCACGCATAAGTGAAAGAATTGGTCGCTCTTGGAGAGATACCCTCAGATATTTGCAAGTTCCTGAATACCAAATTGATATAATTCAACATAAACATCCTTTTCACTTGAAAGAACAGAGTTACGAA gcTTTGAAATTATATATGACTCAGTATAGTAAcaataattggaaaataaatttaatacatGCTCTAGAGAAAGCAAGACGCAGGGATCTGAAGGAAATTGTTGAGAAACTAATATTAGAATCGaataattaa
- the LOC100644181 gene encoding RNA-binding protein NOB1 has protein sequence MNATQKVQYLVVDTSAFIRNASLQDVGVNIITEQDVVNEVTSKRQLRRLVVLPYDLKIQNAYSENIKFVTEFAKKTGDYTSLSATDIKVIALTYQLEKEKIGTDHLRSKPTVAQTLDSNVEKTEDLRTPLAGFYMPEKNKDVVEDNIKEYNDEESKQENCIVNNKNNEIETNMENSIKNMSYEKTEEELESNYKEYSASESDYETTDSEVDQGRTEDLSTIFSKLTCESTDFIVQDRNNIEHNIDNILVPIKENYDDTDQHSEYKDGKNDDNNDNNYEYDDEGGNDNDDDSGWITPGNIRDVKKELDSDFLEQKSVTVACLTMDFAMQNVLKQIGLNVISLDGRVIKQMRTYIFRCYACYKTTSIMTKVFCPSCGNKTLKRVAVTLDDEGKPKVHINFRKPISKKGKRFSLPLPKGGKHANNPILYEDQPLPHQRPSRLARTKNNPLEDDCIAEYSPFIMRDVHSKSAMLGIRTKGPVKYWMQKNPNEVRRRKK, from the exons ATGAATGCAACACAAAAAGTGCAATACTTAGTTGTTGATACAAGTGCTTTTATCCGAAATGCATCCTTACAG GATGTTGGTGTAAATATAATAACAGAGCAAGATGTAGTAAATGAAGTTACAAGTAAAAGACAATTAAGAAGACTTGTTGTCTTACCAtatgatttaaaaatacaaaatgcatATTCTGAAAACATCAAATTTG TGACAGAATTTGCTAAAAAGACTGGTGATTACACTAGTTTATCAGCTACTGATATAAAAGTAATTGCATTAACATATCagctggaaaaagaaaaaataggaacTGATCATTTAAGAAGTAAACCAACGGTAGCACAGACTCTGGATTCCAATGTTGAGAAAACTGAAGATCTTCGTACACCCTTAGCTGGCTTTTATATGCCagagaaaaat AAAGATGTTGTTgaagataatataaaagaatataatgATGAAGAGTCAAAACAAGAAAATTGTATagtaaataataagaataatgagATAGAAACAAATATGGAAAATAGCATAAAGAATATGAGTTATGAAAAAACAGAAGAAGAATTGGAATCAAACTATAAGGAATATAGTGCTAGTGAATCCGATTATGAAACAACAGATTCTGAAGTAGATCAAGGCAGAACAGAAGATTTATCtacaatattttcaaaattaacttGTGAATCAACAGACTTTATAGTTCAAGATAGAAATAATATTGAacataatattgataatattctTGTTCCAATTAAAGAAAACTATGATGATACAGATCAGCATAGTGAATATAAAGATGGCAAAAATGATGATaacaatgataataattatGAATATGATGATGAAGGTGgcaatgataatgatgatgatagcGGTTGGATTACGCCTG GAAACATTCGTGATGTAAAGAAAGAACTTGATTCAGACTTTCTTGAACAAAAATCTGTAACTGTTGCATGTTTAACAATGGACTTTGCTATGCAAAATGTTTTAAAACAAATAGgattaaatgtaatttcattAGATGGAAGAGTAATTAAACAAATGCGGACGTACATTTTTAGATGTTACGCGTGTTATAAAACTACTAGTATTATGACAAAAGTTTTCTGTCCTAGTTGTGGTAATAAAACATTGAAAAGAGTTGCAGTTACATTAGATGATGAAGGAAAACCAAAAGTTCATATCAATTTCCGAAAGCCAAtttcgaagaaaggaaaaaga tttTCTTTGCCGCTCCCGAAAGGTGGAAAACACGCAAACAATCCTATTCTTTATGAAGATCAACCATTACCTCATCAAAGACCATCAAGATTAGCACGTACAAAAAATAATCCTTTAGAAGATGATTGTATAGCTGAATATTCTCCGTTTATTATGCGCGACGTACATTCTAAATCAGCTATGTTGGGCATAAGAACGAAAGGTCCTGTCAAATATTGGATGCAAAAAAATCCAAATGAAgtcagaagaagaaaaaaataa